The following proteins are co-located in the Robbsia betulipollinis genome:
- a CDS encoding TetR/AcrR family transcriptional regulator has translation MRSGAEKARTSPADDGRPIGQPTGSRATPARRHDPEQTRRDILDVATQEFARLGLAGARVDAIAARTLTTKRMIYYYFESKEKLYEAVLEKVYGGIRDVERQMGLTEQEPVPAMRALVETTFDYHDRHPDFIRLVTMENLHAGQHLKRSPTFRGKNVAIIRMIDAILQRGSAAGVFREGLDAIDLHMLISSFCFHRIANRHTFGTVAGRDPLSPRHRMHQRAMLVETVMRYVCVDAAGRTDR, from the coding sequence ATGCGTTCCGGCGCCGAGAAAGCCCGCACTTCCCCTGCCGACGATGGGCGACCCATCGGGCAACCCACCGGTTCACGCGCCACGCCGGCCCGCCGACACGACCCCGAACAGACCCGACGCGACATCCTCGACGTGGCCACCCAGGAGTTCGCGCGGCTGGGACTGGCGGGCGCCCGCGTCGACGCGATCGCCGCGCGCACGCTGACCACGAAGCGGATGATCTACTATTACTTCGAGAGCAAGGAAAAGCTCTACGAGGCCGTGCTCGAAAAGGTCTACGGCGGCATTCGCGACGTCGAGCGGCAAATGGGCCTGACCGAGCAGGAACCCGTGCCCGCGATGCGCGCGCTGGTCGAGACGACGTTCGACTACCACGACCGGCATCCCGATTTCATTCGCCTGGTGACGATGGAAAACCTGCACGCCGGCCAGCATCTGAAGCGTTCGCCGACGTTTCGCGGCAAGAACGTGGCGATCATCCGCATGATCGATGCGATTTTGCAGCGCGGCAGCGCGGCGGGCGTTTTTCGCGAAGGGCTGGACGCCATCGATCTGCACATGCTGATCAGCAGCTTCTGCTTTCACCGCATCGCGAACCGCCATACGTTCGGCACCGTCGCCGGGCGCGACCCGCTCAGCCCCCGCCATCGCATGCATCAGCGGGCAATGCTGGTCGAGACGGTGATGCGGTACGTGTGCGTGGACGCGGCGGGTCGAACGGACCGGTGA
- a CDS encoding DUF2866 domain-containing protein: MSPEPIPLRSCQVSEPLMQLWGECCRIIEWTHPEGGSTRLAVPGSATPAQIEQQLRGHRAGLRYVANDGLAPSRGHVLLGY, from the coding sequence ATGTCGCCAGAGCCGATTCCCCTGCGCAGCTGCCAGGTGTCGGAGCCCCTGATGCAGTTGTGGGGTGAGTGCTGCCGCATCATCGAGTGGACCCACCCCGAAGGCGGGAGCACCCGGCTGGCGGTACCGGGCAGCGCCACGCCGGCCCAGATCGAGCAGCAACTGCGCGGCCACCGCGCCGGGCTGCGCTATGTCGCCAACGACGGCCTCGCGCCGTCGCGTGGTCACGTGCTGCTGGGGTATTGA
- a CDS encoding DUF3325 domain-containing protein, with protein sequence MSDAILATPALLFAYAGCAGYGLAMERHRDHAFARPPGARGVTALRALGTLCLVLSAAACIHAWGGPIGCVAWFAVVTAAAIAFTGLLRYHTVLARRLTWLTPAVALAVFGATQWLNGA encoded by the coding sequence ATGAGCGATGCCATCCTGGCGACGCCTGCACTGTTGTTCGCCTATGCCGGGTGCGCAGGCTACGGGCTGGCGATGGAACGCCACCGCGACCACGCGTTCGCCCGGCCGCCGGGCGCGCGCGGCGTCACGGCGCTGCGCGCGCTGGGCACGCTGTGTCTCGTCCTGTCGGCCGCCGCCTGCATCCACGCCTGGGGCGGACCGATCGGCTGCGTGGCCTGGTTCGCCGTCGTCACCGCCGCGGCCATCGCCTTCACCGGGCTGCTGCGCTACCATACCGTCCTGGCGCGCCGTCTCACGTGGCTGACGCCCGCCGTCGCGCTGGCGGTGTTCGGTGCCACGCAATGGCTGAACGGCGCCTAG
- a CDS encoding GntR family transcriptional regulator, whose protein sequence is MKKHTAMVGIAPVRPLAEQVYETIRDAICVGEFASGARMSEDSLAAALDVSRQPVHQALRQLHREGFLQEAGRRGLVVVPMSIELAEHVFDLRAALDETAAANAARRADASTRQQGETILRAGRRAVAARDIPAMIDADFRFHCYIYELSGNPLIETFATMNWHHVRRVATALSTRLLSLAPLWQEHEDILVAVRDGNAAAAGSLARHHVEKVAGTLKTFGTAPFDAASGAAASGAAASGGEAADALSGKRVREV, encoded by the coding sequence ATGAAAAAGCACACTGCGATGGTCGGCATCGCGCCGGTCCGGCCGCTGGCCGAGCAAGTCTACGAGACGATCCGCGACGCGATCTGCGTGGGGGAATTCGCCTCGGGGGCGCGCATGTCCGAGGACAGCCTCGCGGCGGCGCTCGATGTATCGCGTCAACCGGTGCATCAGGCACTGCGGCAACTCCATCGCGAGGGATTCCTGCAGGAGGCGGGGCGGCGCGGATTGGTGGTGGTGCCGATGAGCATCGAACTTGCCGAGCATGTCTTCGACTTGCGCGCCGCGCTCGACGAAACGGCGGCCGCCAACGCCGCGCGCCGGGCCGATGCGAGTACGCGTCAGCAGGGCGAGACCATTTTGCGCGCGGGGCGGCGCGCGGTGGCCGCCCGGGACATCCCGGCGATGATCGATGCGGACTTCCGCTTCCACTGCTATATCTATGAACTGTCGGGCAATCCGCTGATCGAGACGTTCGCGACCATGAACTGGCACCATGTACGCCGCGTGGCCACCGCCCTGTCGACGCGGCTGCTCAGCCTCGCGCCGCTATGGCAGGAGCACGAGGATATTTTGGTGGCGGTGCGGGACGGCAATGCGGCGGCGGCCGGTTCGCTGGCGCGCCACCACGTGGAAAAGGTGGCCGGGACGCTGAAGACGTTCGGCACGGCGCCGTTTGACGCTGCGTCGGGCGCCGCTGCGTCGGGCGCCGCTGCGTCGGGAGGCGAGGCGGCCGATGCGTTGTCGGGGAAGCGGGTGCGAGAAGTCTAG
- a CDS encoding response regulator translates to MNTPPHILIVEDEPKLAVVLADYLHVDGFATTSLADGQDVIPHIRRQPPDLMLLDLMLPGRSGIDICRELRQFSTLPVIILTARVDEIDRLLGLELGADDYVCKPFSPREVVARVKAILRRMASAPARAPSPAAAATASVAVAPQQGAPGLWLDEAAYSARLDGVALKLTPVELRLLALLAKSPGRIFQREYLLGHLYDDHRVVTDRTIDSHVKNLRRKLQALRPGSDPIASVYGVGYRLDL, encoded by the coding sequence ATGAACACCCCCCCGCACATCCTGATCGTCGAGGACGAACCCAAACTGGCCGTGGTGCTCGCCGACTACCTTCACGTCGACGGTTTCGCGACCACATCGCTCGCCGACGGCCAGGACGTCATTCCGCACATCCGCCGCCAGCCGCCAGACCTGATGCTGCTCGATCTGATGCTCCCCGGGCGCAGCGGCATCGACATCTGCCGGGAGCTGCGGCAATTTTCCACGCTGCCGGTCATCATCCTGACCGCCCGCGTCGACGAGATCGACCGCCTGCTGGGTCTGGAACTGGGCGCCGACGACTACGTGTGCAAGCCCTTCAGCCCTCGCGAGGTCGTCGCCCGCGTCAAGGCGATCCTGCGTCGCATGGCCAGCGCCCCCGCGCGCGCGCCGTCGCCCGCGGCCGCGGCCACGGCCAGCGTCGCGGTCGCGCCGCAGCAGGGCGCCCCCGGACTGTGGCTCGACGAAGCGGCGTACAGCGCCCGGCTCGACGGCGTCGCGCTCAAACTCACGCCGGTCGAGCTGCGCCTGCTGGCGCTGCTCGCGAAATCGCCCGGACGCATCTTCCAGCGCGAATATCTGCTCGGCCATCTGTACGACGACCACCGCGTCGTCACCGACCGCACCATCGACAGCCATGTGAAAAACCTGCGCCGCAAGCTCCAGGCGCTGCGGCCCGGCAGCGATCCGATCGCGTCGGTCTATGGCGTGGGCTATCGTCTCGACCTGTAA
- a CDS encoding MFS transporter, giving the protein MSPVAPGLPPGATTDATTHATASELSARLDRLPATRSIWKLVVLLSLGFFFEMYDLLFTGYVAPGLVRSGLLTASTPGLFGTTGVAGFIAALFAGLFVGTIACGFLADRFGRRSIFTGSLLWYTVANVIMAFQDTATGLNIWRFIAGIGIGVELVTIGTYIAELVPKQIRGRAFACEQAIGFVAVPVAAFLAYLLVPRHFWGLDGWRWVVLIGAHGALFVWWIRRHLPESPRWLAQRGRLAEAEAIVAALERRVAAEHGGPLPPPLPPEPVAARARFRDMWLPPYRRRTIMLVIFNVFQTIGYFGFANWVPTLLIKQGITITTSLMYSSVIAIAAPLGPIIGLFIADRFERKTMIIAMAGTSMVCGLLFSQVTSSVLLILMGVGITLANNVMSFNFHAYQSELYPTSIRAQAVGFVYSWSRFSAIFTAFAIASVLGHFGVGGVFLFIAGAMLIVMLVIGLLGPRTRNVALEKISH; this is encoded by the coding sequence ATGTCGCCCGTGGCGCCCGGATTGCCTCCGGGGGCCACGACAGACGCCACGACGCATGCCACCGCGAGCGAGCTGTCCGCCCGCCTCGACCGCCTGCCCGCAACCCGCAGCATCTGGAAACTCGTCGTGCTGCTCAGTCTCGGGTTTTTCTTCGAGATGTACGATCTGTTGTTCACCGGCTACGTGGCCCCGGGCCTGGTGCGCAGCGGCCTGCTGACCGCGAGCACGCCGGGGCTGTTCGGCACCACCGGCGTCGCCGGATTCATCGCCGCGCTGTTCGCCGGGCTGTTCGTCGGCACGATCGCCTGCGGCTTTCTGGCGGATCGTTTCGGTCGACGCAGCATCTTCACCGGGTCGCTGCTCTGGTACACGGTGGCGAACGTCATCATGGCCTTCCAGGACACCGCGACCGGACTCAACATCTGGCGCTTCATCGCAGGCATCGGTATCGGCGTCGAGCTGGTCACGATCGGCACGTATATCGCCGAACTCGTGCCCAAGCAGATTCGCGGCCGGGCATTCGCGTGCGAGCAGGCGATCGGTTTCGTCGCGGTGCCGGTCGCGGCCTTCCTCGCCTATCTGCTGGTGCCGCGGCATTTCTGGGGCCTCGACGGCTGGCGCTGGGTGGTGCTGATCGGCGCGCACGGCGCGCTGTTCGTCTGGTGGATCCGCCGCCATCTTCCGGAAAGTCCCCGCTGGCTTGCACAGCGAGGCCGGCTTGCCGAGGCCGAGGCGATCGTCGCCGCGCTCGAACGCCGCGTGGCCGCGGAGCACGGCGGGCCGCTGCCGCCGCCGCTGCCGCCCGAGCCGGTGGCCGCGCGCGCGCGCTTTCGCGACATGTGGCTGCCGCCGTACCGTCGCCGCACGATCATGCTGGTGATCTTCAATGTCTTCCAGACGATCGGGTATTTCGGCTTTGCGAACTGGGTACCCACCCTGCTGATCAAGCAGGGCATCACCATCACCACCAGCCTGATGTATTCCAGCGTGATCGCGATCGCTGCGCCCCTGGGTCCGATCATCGGTCTGTTCATCGCGGACCGTTTCGAGCGCAAGACGATGATCATCGCGATGGCGGGCACCAGCATGGTCTGCGGCCTGCTGTTCAGTCAGGTGACGTCCAGCGTGCTGCTGATCCTCATGGGCGTAGGGATCACGCTGGCGAACAATGTCATGTCGTTCAACTTCCACGCGTATCAGTCGGAGCTGTACCCCACCTCGATCCGCGCGCAGGCGGTCGGCTTCGTCTACTCGTGGAGCCGTTTTTCCGCGATCTTCACGGCCTTCGCCATCGCTTCCGTCCTGGGCCATTTCGGCGTCGGCGGGGTATTTCTGTTCATCGCGGGCGCGATGCTCATCGTCATGCTCGTGATCGGACTGCTGGGGCCACGGACCCGGAACGTGGCGCTTGAAAAAATTTCCCACTGA
- a CDS encoding winged helix-turn-helix domain-containing protein → MNLQILLVGPTREWSTDLVAFLGGHGVDVLLSNDPAQLMRRVALDAPALILLCDNLPGATSVGLLEALRQAGCDTSVIMLGERVDAIEKIICLELGADDYLDMPCNPRELLSRIRNVMRHRPRTAPATGATADASVFGDFRLDIARRALLRNGTFVSLQGSAFALLQLFVEHPMKVLSRASLITLLQGRGSGACERSLDVLVCRLRRVIETDPGQPRFIQTVRGHGYVFNPRGGDSAGAPVGNGGRARAVASDARRAASAPASRVEVSGKFFQAPRSGSVAPAVRSRA, encoded by the coding sequence ATGAATCTGCAAATCTTGCTGGTCGGCCCCACGCGTGAATGGAGCACCGATCTGGTCGCCTTCCTGGGCGGTCACGGCGTCGATGTCCTGCTGTCGAACGACCCGGCGCAACTCATGCGGCGCGTCGCGCTGGATGCGCCGGCCCTGATCCTGCTTTGCGACAATCTGCCCGGTGCCACCAGCGTCGGTCTGCTCGAAGCGCTGCGCCAGGCCGGTTGCGATACCTCGGTCATCATGCTGGGCGAACGCGTCGACGCCATCGAGAAGATCATCTGCCTGGAACTGGGCGCGGACGATTATCTCGATATGCCGTGCAATCCCCGCGAGCTGTTGTCGCGCATCCGCAATGTCATGCGCCACCGGCCGCGCACCGCGCCGGCGACCGGCGCCACGGCCGACGCGAGCGTGTTCGGCGATTTCCGGCTGGACATCGCGCGCCGCGCCCTGCTGCGCAACGGCACGTTCGTGAGTCTCCAGGGCAGCGCCTTCGCCTTGCTGCAACTGTTCGTCGAGCACCCGATGAAGGTCCTGTCGCGCGCCAGCCTGATCACGCTGCTGCAGGGCCGCGGATCGGGCGCCTGCGAGCGTTCGCTCGACGTGCTGGTCTGCCGGCTGCGACGCGTGATCGAGACCGACCCGGGCCAGCCGCGCTTCATCCAGACGGTACGGGGTCACGGGTATGTCTTCAATCCCCGGGGCGGCGATTCCGCGGGCGCACCGGTCGGTAACGGCGGCCGGGCACGCGCGGTCGCGTCGGACGCGCGTCGTGCCGCGTCCGCCCCGGCGAGCCGCGTCGAAGTCAGTGGGAAATTTTTTCAAGCGCCACGTTCCGGGTCCGTGGCCCCAGCAGTCCGATCACGAGCATGA
- a CDS encoding PepSY-associated TM helix domain-containing protein: MKNGFRQSMAWLHTWVGLVVGWMLFAIFVMGSASYYRAPITEWMQPERLLAAQAAPSPGAVDADTQTRLAQRAVLQLQRVGPTASRWLVDFPDSRGNAGRIGWEHDGTFSTAPLETREGVAAAGANAPRATAGGQFFYEFHFQLHYLPWYIGRWIVGFCAMCMLVALISGIVTHRRIFTDLFTFRPGKGQRSWLDAHNVAAVLALPYHLMITYTGLTTIMLMLMPWGMHARYPGPEGQTRFIADAYDFQATRAPAGIPAHLTAIAPLARAAIDEFDGSSLRQIWIDRPNDAAARMKFMRGADDRLSNATQSLTFDGITGTRLSRVGPHGAASMTAGVMSGIHQGEFAHPALRACFFLSGLAGAAMVATGLLMWAVKYRQKQTRTGRVRFGTHLVEHLNIATIAGLPIAIAVYFWANRLLPAGLSTRADWEVRAFFLAWLLAALHPLLPSRRVRHRAWIEQWCAGALLFGVLPLLDRLSIGAWVMPWFDAVCLALALPCALIARRLRRPPAGRPTRRYKGPADPADLADPAR, from the coding sequence ATGAAAAACGGCTTTCGCCAATCGATGGCCTGGCTGCATACCTGGGTCGGCCTGGTGGTCGGCTGGATGCTCTTCGCGATCTTCGTGATGGGCTCGGCCAGCTATTATCGCGCGCCGATCACCGAGTGGATGCAGCCCGAGAGACTGCTCGCCGCGCAAGCGGCGCCGTCGCCGGGCGCCGTCGATGCCGACACCCAGACGCGGCTCGCGCAACGCGCGGTCCTGCAATTGCAGCGGGTCGGGCCGACCGCGTCGCGCTGGCTGGTGGATTTCCCGGACAGCCGCGGCAACGCCGGACGCATCGGCTGGGAGCACGACGGCACGTTCAGCACCGCGCCGCTGGAGACGCGCGAGGGCGTGGCGGCGGCCGGTGCGAACGCCCCCCGCGCCACCGCCGGGGGCCAGTTCTTCTATGAATTCCACTTCCAGTTGCACTACCTGCCGTGGTACATCGGCCGCTGGATCGTCGGCTTCTGCGCGATGTGCATGCTGGTCGCGCTGATCAGCGGCATCGTCACGCACCGTCGCATCTTCACCGATTTGTTCACGTTCCGGCCCGGCAAGGGGCAGCGGTCCTGGCTCGACGCGCACAATGTCGCGGCGGTGCTCGCGCTGCCCTATCACCTGATGATCACCTATACCGGGCTCACCACGATCATGCTGATGCTGATGCCCTGGGGCATGCATGCGCGCTATCCGGGCCCCGAGGGGCAGACGCGCTTCATCGCCGATGCCTACGATTTTCAGGCGACGCGCGCGCCGGCGGGCATTCCCGCACACCTGACGGCGATCGCGCCGCTGGCCCGGGCGGCGATCGACGAATTCGACGGCTCGTCGCTGCGGCAGATCTGGATCGACCGGCCGAACGACGCCGCGGCACGCATGAAGTTCATGCGCGGCGCCGACGACCGCCTGTCGAACGCCACGCAAAGCCTCACCTTCGACGGCATCACCGGCACACGCCTGTCGCGCGTGGGCCCGCATGGCGCGGCCAGCATGACGGCCGGCGTGATGTCCGGCATCCACCAGGGGGAGTTCGCGCACCCCGCGCTGCGCGCGTGCTTTTTCCTCTCCGGGCTCGCCGGTGCGGCGATGGTGGCGACCGGGCTCCTGATGTGGGCGGTCAAATACCGGCAGAAGCAGACCAGGACGGGACGCGTGCGGTTCGGCACCCATCTGGTCGAACACCTGAACATCGCGACGATCGCCGGTCTGCCGATCGCGATCGCCGTCTATTTCTGGGCGAACCGCCTGCTGCCGGCCGGACTGTCGACGCGCGCCGACTGGGAAGTGCGTGCGTTCTTCCTTGCCTGGCTGCTGGCGGCGCTGCATCCGCTGCTGCCGTCGCGTCGCGTGCGACACCGCGCGTGGATCGAGCAGTGGTGCGCCGGGGCGCTGCTGTTCGGGGTGCTGCCGCTGCTCGATCGTCTGAGCATCGGCGCCTGGGTGATGCCGTGGTTCGATGCCGTCTGTCTGGCGCTGGCGCTGCCGTGCGCGCTGATCGCGCGCCGTCTGCGCCGCCCGCCGGCTGGCCGGCCGACGCGGCGCTACAAGGGTCCCGCGGATCCCGCGGATCTCGCGGATCCCGCGCGATGA
- a CDS encoding DUF3649 domain-containing protein, protein MITTRYRLAIAVRVLAAIVGGYALAAQGAVCIALLFQMLPDEAVVAGMLASFAIYAAAVVWAFAARSALRACLGLAVAAAVVGGVSALGRHALAG, encoded by the coding sequence ATGATCACCACGCGCTATCGCCTCGCGATCGCGGTACGCGTGCTGGCGGCCATCGTCGGCGGCTATGCGCTCGCGGCGCAGGGCGCCGTCTGCATCGCCCTGCTCTTCCAGATGCTGCCCGACGAAGCGGTGGTCGCGGGCATGCTGGCCAGCTTCGCGATCTACGCGGCGGCGGTCGTCTGGGCCTTCGCCGCCCGCAGCGCGCTGCGGGCTTGCCTGGGACTCGCCGTGGCCGCGGCGGTCGTCGGCGGCGTGAGTGCCCTCGGCCGCCACGCGCTGGCGGGCTGA
- a CDS encoding ATP-binding protein encodes MDSHASDLREHRAPSVSPTAAGGGRRIGAALLKRRYRRPRAKVRFSITMKMFLAVLVACLVISLTMGYAIRVSFENGFLRYVRARDAGRVQAVSARAQLAYAAHGGNWDFLRGHPDAWIALLDAAQDDLRRQDAAEAEVSKHASWRDFPGSGTVHHLLDGLAGEPQHGPHWSMRMPRPNANATGLPSDLVVEPPRDPAAAVAQLATTASSAASQPLTAPLWDGGLPPFAPPGNAGTPPGTSMGPMGPPRHEGLRPPATLLDSDKVLVASNVDGSLMNGGLEPIVYQGRTIGWLSAGGPNMLSDAADIAFQEQQMRAALQIAGVSVVLAALVALLLARVILAPVKRLMAATHRLASGDFTARVPAGRRDELDRLAGDFNVLADSLQTTQRSRRDFIADISHELRTPLAVLRSELEAIEDGVHAFDRESLTSLQTEVTLLNTIIEDLYELSLSDVGALRYHKEPVDIGALTAAAVDGFREPYKAKQLTLRLTLPEPDGPSSAARPFEVDPGRFMQLLKNLLQNSLRYTDAGGEVHVLISVADDGWRLDVHDSEPGVPAAALPRLFDRLYRVDASRSRQSGGAGLGLALCRAIVAAHGGAIDASPSPLGGVRIVAHFPVESAEPH; translated from the coding sequence ATGGACAGCCATGCCTCCGATCTTCGCGAACACCGCGCCCCGTCCGTCTCTCCCACCGCGGCGGGCGGCGGCCGGCGCATCGGTGCCGCGTTGCTGAAACGGCGGTATCGGCGACCTCGGGCGAAGGTGCGCTTCAGCATCACGATGAAGATGTTCCTCGCCGTTCTGGTCGCCTGTCTCGTCATCTCCCTGACCATGGGCTACGCGATTCGCGTCAGTTTCGAGAACGGCTTCCTGCGCTACGTGCGGGCCCGCGACGCGGGCCGGGTTCAGGCCGTGAGCGCACGCGCGCAACTGGCGTACGCGGCACATGGCGGCAACTGGGATTTCCTGCGCGGTCACCCGGACGCGTGGATCGCCCTGCTCGATGCCGCGCAGGACGACCTGCGCCGCCAGGACGCCGCCGAGGCCGAGGTGAGCAAGCACGCGAGCTGGCGCGACTTCCCCGGTAGCGGCACCGTGCATCATCTGCTCGACGGCCTGGCCGGCGAACCGCAGCACGGTCCGCATTGGAGCATGCGGATGCCGCGGCCGAATGCGAACGCGACGGGCCTGCCGTCCGATCTCGTCGTCGAGCCGCCGCGCGATCCGGCCGCCGCCGTCGCACAGCTCGCCACCACGGCGTCGTCCGCCGCATCGCAGCCCCTGACGGCACCCCTGTGGGACGGCGGCCTGCCGCCTTTCGCCCCGCCGGGAAACGCGGGCACGCCCCCGGGCACATCGATGGGGCCGATGGGTCCGCCGCGTCACGAAGGCTTGCGTCCCCCGGCCACGCTGCTCGACAGCGACAAGGTACTGGTGGCCAGCAACGTGGACGGTTCCCTCATGAACGGCGGCCTGGAACCCATCGTCTATCAGGGCCGTACCATCGGCTGGCTGTCCGCCGGCGGCCCGAACATGCTCTCCGACGCGGCGGACATCGCCTTTCAGGAGCAGCAGATGCGGGCCGCCCTGCAGATCGCGGGCGTGTCGGTGGTGCTCGCGGCGCTGGTCGCGCTCCTGCTCGCACGCGTCATCCTGGCGCCCGTGAAGCGCCTGATGGCCGCCACGCACCGGCTCGCCAGCGGCGACTTCACCGCCCGCGTGCCGGCGGGGCGACGCGACGAGCTGGACCGGCTCGCGGGCGATTTCAACGTGCTGGCCGACTCGTTGCAGACCACGCAGCGTTCGCGGCGCGACTTCATCGCCGACATCTCGCACGAACTGCGCACGCCGCTGGCCGTGCTGCGCAGCGAACTCGAGGCCATCGAGGATGGCGTCCATGCGTTCGACCGGGAGTCGCTGACGTCCCTGCAAACGGAAGTCACCCTGCTGAACACCATCATCGAGGACCTGTACGAACTCTCCCTGAGCGATGTCGGCGCACTGCGCTATCACAAGGAGCCAGTGGATATCGGCGCGCTCACGGCCGCGGCGGTGGACGGCTTCCGCGAACCCTACAAGGCGAAGCAGCTCACGCTGCGCCTGACGCTGCCCGAGCCGGACGGTCCGTCCAGCGCGGCGCGACCCTTCGAGGTCGATCCCGGCCGCTTCATGCAACTGCTCAAGAACCTGCTGCAGAACTCGCTGCGCTACACCGACGCGGGCGGGGAAGTGCACGTGCTCATCTCCGTCGCCGACGATGGCTGGCGCCTGGACGTGCACGACTCCGAACCCGGCGTCCCGGCCGCCGCGCTGCCGCGCCTGTTCGACCGCCTGTATCGGGTGGATGCGTCCCGCAGCCGACAAAGCGGCGGCGCCGGCCTGGGGCTGGCGCTGTGCCGGGCGATCGTCGCCGCGCATGGCGGGGCGATCGATGCGTCGCCGTCCCCGCTGGGCGGCGTGCGGATCGTCGCGCATTTCCCGGTCGAATCCGCCGAGCCCCACTAG